A stretch of the Solanum dulcamara chromosome 6, daSolDulc1.2, whole genome shotgun sequence genome encodes the following:
- the LOC129891354 gene encoding homeobox-DDT domain protein RLT2 isoform X2 — translation MESDGRGNGEADVPMAVAAASTSDAGVNGSCDAGKKKLPEGEPKVKRKMKTAAQLEILEKTYATDTYPSEALRAELSVKLGLSDRQLQMWFCHRRLKDRKATPVKRQKKEEASHAAMISSGGQGDEMAVSGEIGKEHVSGSGSRVSPLGLMDLQVQQQHHHRVVHRPGTAVPRFRPEMPALKRYYEPPQAISELRAIAFVEAQLGEPLREDGPILGMEFDPLPPGAFGAPIVEAMQHKPAGRPFEAQIYERPDVNSIKGTTRTLREYQFLPEQPSNRSDSYEQAVPSHYYSSTEVQSTRALLSTGRSFMHGSEQVTSGCSIPGQIPTLNLLPHGRHGHISPASAEAEAVQQRSIVNIEVEANYSGQPMTALESPFIPSDKRVIHDEERLERKRKSEEARIAREVEAHEKRIRKELEKQDMLQRKREEQMRKDMERQDRERRKEEERLLREKLREEERYQREQRREMERREKFLQKESMKAERMRLKEEMRREKEVARLKAANVRATARRIAKESTELIEDERLELMELAASKKGLPSTLSLDSETLQNLEAFRDMLNEFPPKTVCLKKPFGAEPWMCSEEDVGNLLMVWRFLITFSDVLHLWPFTLDEFVQAFHDYDPRLLAEIHIALLKLIIKDIEDVARTPASAVGANPNSGANPGGGHPDIVEGAYAWGFDIRSWQSHLNALTWPEILRQFALSAGFGPKLKKQSVEPAYPRDENECNNGTDIISNLRSGVAAEKAVAKMRERGFSNLRRSRHRLTPGTVKFAAFHVLSLEGSKGLNILEVAEKIQKSGLRDLTTSKTPEASISAALSRDTKLFERTAPSTYCVRDPYRKDPADAGAILSAAREKIRAFKNEYVNGEEAEDVEKEVDRDDESESDAADDPEVDDLVSELKFVETPESHKTVRADGRNSSFDLTETPEDLSMQNSTTIMHSVKFGELSGDQSAASGVDAGHLSQEDTVIDESNAGQKWVQGLMEGEYSDLTVEDRLHALVALIGVANEGNSVRFVLEERLEAASALKKQIWAEAQLDKRRFKEEFLLKVQYPSVGNNTEQICSVTSVEARQSLLLADGGHNEVADIPSLQQEAMHKLPDEPNNPSNVAVETTFPMQEIYGGQDNSQLQHFAYVAEKSRSQLKAYIGHRAEETFVYRSLPLGQDRRRNRYWQFITSPSRNDPGSGRIFVELRDSRWRLIDSEKDFNCLMASLDIRGIRESHLHSMLQNIEATFKGTARRHKYTEVKLGNSLKEDSSEIVPSNDYCSNTGRSKSPICISNRETPEPSTSFLIGFGRNKMEDTDALRRYADTEKWMWEECVHSQFLCARKYGRMRCENLISICNNCHDTYFLEDKHCPSCHRTFSLAKSSYFLDHVAQCKEKLEDLFWPLCILDSLPPLRVRLLRAQLASVEILTLLEGAIKREHLISNYETTNELLGAVSNSDLDGMAVLPWVPHTTSAVALRLMELDCSLCYTQQQKADSLKDEESADFIPFKTNYADMKRVARVISAEACDYEKLEPDFSVKVGGGHTNSGQGRNRVRGGAHCRVRGGKSQRKVNASRSESARRSSTKNSDRLDHLPAWKGRDRGKGRRKRGRRSVCNRQKPVKNVEEVALEEVPITSQQDWNEVEDEETPQFEARDNGSDSGTSGSEDYKGQATVDDYEDLMVVDYGSFSGRNDHASTSVSYSIGRHYTETAEDGDDGVGDYEDEEDGLDDKNVQRYFDGESDEEGDRFMDEELIETPNKDSESSSEYSN, via the exons ATGGAGTCTGATGGTCGAGGAAATGGAGAAGCTGATGTTCCCATGGCTGTTGCTGCTGCTTCTACTAGTGATGCTGGAGTAAATGGAAGTTGTGATGCAGGGAAAAAGAAGCTTCCAGAAGGGGAGCCTAAggttaaaaggaaaatgaagacTGCTGCTCAGTTGGAGATTCTTGAGAAGACTTATGCTA CTGATACTTATCCTTCAGAAGCATTGAGAGCAGAGTTGTCAGTAAAATTAGGCCTCTCTGATAGGCAATTGCAGATGTGGTTCTGCCATAGGAGGCTCAAGGACAGGAAAGCTACACCAGTGAAGCGGCAGAAGAAGGAAGAAGCTTCACATGCAGCAATGATTTCTTCTGGTGGACAAGGGGATGAGATGGCAGTGAGTGGTGAAATTGGGAAAGAGCATGTTTCTGGTTCTGGTTCAAGAGTAAGTCCGCTTGGTCTCATGGACTTGCAGGTGCAACAACAGCACCACCACCGAGTTGTTCATCGACCTGGAACTGCAGTTCCTCGGTTTAGACCTGAAATGCCAGCTTTGAAGAGATATTATGAGCCACCTCAGGCTATATCCGAGCTTCGGGCAATTGCATTTGTGGAAGCGCAGTTGGGGGAGCCATTAAGGGAAGATGGACCTATTCTCGGAATGGAGTTTGATCCCTTGCCACCCGGTGCATTTGGTGCACCAATTG TGGAAGCCATGCAACACAAACCAGCTGGACGACCCTTTGAAGCTCAAATCTATGAGAGACCAGATGTTAATTCAATCAAG GGTACTACAAGGACTTTGCGTGAATACCAGTTTCTTCCAGAGCAACCATCAAATAGAAGCGATAGCTATGAACAAGCCGTACCATCTCATTATTACAGTTCAACTGAAGTTCAGAGCACCAGAGCCTTGTTATCAACTGGGAGGTCATTTATGCATGGGAGTGAGCAAGTGACCTCTGGATGCAGTATTCCTGGTCAGATCCCGACCTTAAATCTTCTGCCTCACGGGAGGCACGGTCACATATCTCCAGCTTCTGCTGAGGCTGAGGCTGTTCAACAAAGATCTATTGTGAACATAGAAGTGGAGGCTAATTATAGTGGTCAGCCAATGACGGCGTTGGAGAGTCCATTTATTCCTTCTGATAAAAGAGTCATCCATGATGAGGAACGGTTGGAGAGAAAGCGAAAG AGTGAAGAGGCAAGAATTGCAAGGGAAGTGGAAGCCCATGAGAAGAGAATCCGGAAAGAGCTTGAGAAGCAAGACATGTTACAAAGAAAG AGAGAAGAGCAAATGAGGAAAGATATGGAGAGACAGGACAGGGAAAGGCGGAAAGAGGAAGAAAGACTGCTCCGCGAAAAGCTGCGTGAGGAAGAGAGGTATCAGCGTGAGCAAAGGCGTGAGATGGAACGAAGAGAGAAGTTTTTGCAGAAAGAGTCTATGAAA GCAGAGAGAATGAGGCTTAAAGAAGAAATGCGCCGAGAGAAGGAGGTTGCAAGGCTTAAAGCGGCTAACGTAAGGGCTACTGCCCGAAGAATAGCGAAAGAATCAACAGAATTAATTGAAGATGAACGTCTGGAATTGATGGAGCTAGCAGCCTCAAAGAAGGGTTTGCCCTCAACATTGTCACTTGACAGTGAAACTCTACAAAATCTAGAAGCATTTAGAG ATATGCTCAATGAATTTCCACCAAAGACTGTCTGCTTGAAAAAGCCATTTGGAGCTGAGCCATGGATGTGCTCTGAGGAGGACGTGGGTAATCTTTTAATG GTTTGGAGATTCTTAATTACTTTTTCAGATGTTCTCCATCTCTGGCCATTCACTCTGGATGAGTTTGTACAAGCATTTCACGATTAT GACCCAAGGCTGCTCGCAGAGATACATATTGCTCTTCTCAAATTGATAATAAAAGATATTGAAGATGTTGCTAGAACACCTGCCAGTGCAGTAGGAGCAAACCCAAACAGTGGAGCAAATCCTGGAGGCGGGCACCCAGATATTGTTGAAGGG GCATATGCATGGGGTTTTGACATAAGAAGTTGGCAGAGCCACTTGAATGCCCTGACATGGCCTGAAATACTGCGGCAATTTGCACTCTCTGCTGGTTTTGGGCCGAAGCTAAAGAAACAAAGTGTTGAACCAGCTTATCCACGTGATGAAAATGAG TGCAATAATGGGACAGATATTATTTCCAACTTACGGAGTGGAGTTGCTGCTGAGAAAGCAGTTGCCAAAATGCGAGAAAGAGGTTTCTCTAATCTGCGGAGATCTAGGCATCGATTGACACCTGGAACAGTCAAATTTGCAGCATTTCATGTTCTTTCACTTGAGGGAAGTAAGGGACTTAATATCCTCGAAGTTGCTGAAAAGATTCAG AAATCTGGTCTTCGGGATCTGACAACCAGCAAGACACCTGAAGCATCTATTTCTGCTGCATTATCGAGGGATACAAAGCTATTTGAGAGAACAGCTCCTTCGACATATTGTGTACGTGATCCTTACAGAAAAGATCCTGCTGATGCTGGTGCCATTCTTTCCGCAGCTAGGGAAAAAATTCGAGCGTTTAAAAATGAGTACGTGAATGGAGAAGAAGCAGAGGATGTTGAGAAAGAGGTTGATAGGGATGATGAGTCTGAAAGTGATGCTGCTGACGATCCTGAAGTTGATGATTTAGTCTCCGAGCTAAAATTTGTGGAGACTCCTGAATCCCATAAAACCGTCAGAGCTGATGGAAGGAATTCTAGTTTTGACTTGACTGAGACACCAGAAGATCTTAGTATGCAGAATTCAACCACAATAATGCATTCAGTAAAATTCGGGGAGTTATCTGGTGATCAATCAGCTGCAAGTGGTGTTGATGCAGGTCATCTCAGTCAAGAAGATACTGTCATTGATGAAAGCAATGCTGGTCAAAAATGGGTCCAAGGGCTTATGGAAGGAGAGTACTCTGATCTCACTGTTGAAGATCGCCTTCATGCGCTTGTTGCCTTGATTGGTGTTGCAAATGAGGGGAATTCTGTTCGCTTTGTATTAGAG GAGCGACTTGAAGCTGCATCTGCATTGAAGAAGCAGATTTGGGCTGAGGCACAGCTCGATAAACGTCGTTTCAAGGAGGAGTTCTTACTGAAGGTACAATACCCATCAGTTGGAAACAACACTGAACAGATTTGCTCAGTTACTTCCGTGGAGGCAAGGCAAAGTCTATTGCTTGCTGATGGTGGCCACAATGAGGTGGCAGACATTCCTTCTCTTCAGCAGGAAGCCATGCATAAATTACCAGATGAACCCAATAATCCTAGTAATGTAGCTGTAGAAACGACTTTCCCAATGCAAGAGATCTATGGAGGTCAGGATAATTCGCAGCTCCAGCATTTTGCATATGTTGCCGAAAAGTCGCGTTCCCAGCTGAAAGCTTATATTGGCCATAGGGCGGAAGAGACTTTTGTTTATCGGTCTCTGCCCCTTGGTCAAGATCGCAGACGTAACCGGTATTGGCAGTTTATCACGTCACCCTCTCGAAATGATCCAGGCTCTGGCAGGATTTTTGTTGAGTTACGTGATAGTAGATGGAGGCTAATTGATTCTGAAAAG GATTTCAATTGTTTAATGGCTTCTTTGGATATTCGTGGAATAAGAGAATCTCATTTGCATTCAATGCTTCAAAATATTGAAGCAACTTTCAAGGGAACTGCTAGGAGGCATAAGTACACTGAAGTGAAACTTGGAAACTCCTTGAAAGAGGATAGTTCTGAAATAGTACCTAGCAATGATTACTGTTCAAATACTGGTAGGTCTAAGAGCCCAATCTGTATCTCAAATCGTGAAACACCAGAACCTTCTACTTCCTTTCTTATTGGGTTTGGAAGGAACAAGATGGAGGACACTGATGCCTTGAGGAGATATGCTGATACAGAGAAATGGATGTGGGAAGAATGTGTTCATTCCCAGTTTCTATGTGCAAGGAAGTATGGAAGGATGAGATGCGAAAATTTGATCAGTATTTGTAATAATTGCCATGACACGTACTTCTTGGAAGATAAACACTGTCCTTCTTGTCATAGGACATTCAGTCTGGCAAAGAGTTCATATTTTTTGGACCATGTAGCTCAATGCAAAGAGAAATTGGAGGATCTATTTTGGCCTCTCTGTATCTTGGACTCATTACCTCCTCTTCGAGTTAGATTGCTAAGAGCGCAGTTAGCTTCAGTGGAG ATTCTGACATTATTGGAAGGTGCTATCAAGAGGGAACATTTGATATCAAATTATGAAACTACAAATGAGTTGTTGGGTGCTGTTAGCAACTCCGATCTTGACGGGATGGCGGTGTTACCTTGGGTTCCTCACACAACATCTGCTGTTGCACTCAGGCTTATGGAACTTGATTGCTCCCTCTGTTATACACAGCAGCAGAAAGCTGATTCTCTGAAAGATGAAGAATCTGCAGATTTCATT CCGTTTAAAACCAATTATGCTGACATGAAGAGAGTTGCGAGGGTTATATCTGCTGAAGCTTGTGACTATGAAAAGCTAGAACCAGATTTTTCGGTTAAGGTGGGAGGCGGACATACTAATTCAGGGCAGGGGCGTAATCGAGTAAGAGGAGGAGCTCATTGTCGTGTCCGTGGAGGCAAATCTCAGAGAAAAGTCAATGCATCCAGATCTGAATCTGCCCGGAGAAGTTCAACAAAGAACAGCGACAGACTAGACCATCTTCCTGCCTGGAAAGGTCGAGACCGTGGCAAAGGAAGACGTAAAAGAGGTCGTCGCTCAGTTTGTAATAGACAAAAGCCAGTCAAGAATGTGGAAGAAGTTGCGCTTGAAGAAGTGCCCATCACCAGTCAGCAAGATTGGAACGAAGTTGAAGATGAAGAAACACCTCAATTTGAGGCGCGTGATAATGGCAGTGATTCTGGAACATCCGGAAGTGAAGATTATAAAGGTCAAGCAACCGTCGATGATTATGAAGACCTAATGGTTGTTGACTACGGTTCTTTCAGTGGTAGAAATGATCATGCGTCAACTAGTGTGAGTTACAGTATTGGCCGACATTATACTGAAACTGCTGAAGATGGAGATGATGGTGTTGGTGATTACGAGGATGAAGAAGATGGATTGGACGATAAAAATGTCCAAAGATACTTTGATGGCGAGTCCGATGAAGAGGGGGATAGATTTAtggatgaagaacttattgaaaCCCCAAATAAAGATTCAGAATCATCTTCCGAGTATAGCAATTGA
- the LOC129891354 gene encoding homeobox-DDT domain protein RLT2 isoform X1 gives MESDGRGNGEADVPMAVAAASTSDAGVNGSCDAGKKKLPEGEPKVKRKMKTAAQLEILEKTYATDTYPSEALRAELSVKLGLSDRQLQMWFCHRRLKDRKATPVKRQKKEEASHAAMISSGGQGDEMAVSGEIGKEHVSGSGSRVSPLGLMDLQVQQQHHHRVVHRPGTAVPRFRPEMPALKRYYEPPQAISELRAIAFVEAQLGEPLREDGPILGMEFDPLPPGAFGAPIVEAMQHKPAGRPFEAQIYERPDVNSIKGTTRTLREYQFLPEQPSNRSDSYEQAVPSHYYSSTEVQSTRALLSTGRSFMHGSEQVTSGCSIPGQIPTLNLLPHGRHGHISPASAEAEAVQQRSIVNIEVEANYSGQPMTALESPFIPSDKRVIHDEERLERKRKSEEARIAREVEAHEKRIRKELEKQDMLQRKREEQMRKDMERQDRERRKEEERLLREKLREEERYQREQRREMERREKFLQKESMKAERMRLKEEMRREKEVARLKAANVRATARRIAKESTELIEDERLELMELAASKKGLPSTLSLDSETLQNLEAFRDMLNEFPPKTVCLKKPFGAEPWMCSEEDVGNLLMVWRFLITFSDVLHLWPFTLDEFVQAFHDYDPRLLAEIHIALLKLIIKDIEDVARTPASAVGANPNSGANPGGGHPDIVEGAYAWGFDIRSWQSHLNALTWPEILRQFALSAGFGPKLKKQSVEPAYPRDENECNNGTDIISNLRSGVAAEKAVAKMRERGFSNLRRSRHRLTPGTVKFAAFHVLSLEGSKGLNILEVAEKIQKSGLRDLTTSKTPEASISAALSRDTKLFERTAPSTYCVRDPYRKDPADAGAILSAAREKIRAFKNEYVNGEEAEDVEKEVDRDDESESDAADDPEVDDLVSELKFVETPESHKTVRADGRNSSFDLTETPEDLSMQNSTTIMHSVKFGELSGDQSAASGVDAGHLSQEDTVIDESNAGQKWVQGLMEGEYSDLTVEDRLHALVALIGVANEGNSVRFVLEERLEAASALKKQIWAEAQLDKRRFKEEFLLKVQYPSVGNNTEQICSVTSVEARQSLLLADGGHNEVADIPSLQQEAMHKLPDEPNNPSNVAVETTFPMQEIYGGQDNSQLQHFAYVAEKSRSQLKAYIGHRAEETFVYRSLPLGQDRRRNRYWQFITSPSRNDPGSGRIFVELRDSRWRLIDSEKDFNCLMASLDIRGIRESHLHSMLQNIEATFKGTARRHKYTEVKLGNSLKEDSSEIVPSNDYCSNTGRSKSPICISNRETPEPSTSFLIGFGRNKMEDTDALRRYADTEKWMWEECVHSQFLCARKYGRMRCENLISICNNCHDTYFLEDKHCPSCHRTFSLAKSSYFLDHVAQCKEKLEDLFWPLCILDSLPPLRVRLLRAQLASVEACIPPEALQPVWSEVYRRSWGSKLHIASAAGDLLQILTLLEGAIKREHLISNYETTNELLGAVSNSDLDGMAVLPWVPHTTSAVALRLMELDCSLCYTQQQKADSLKDEESADFIPFKTNYADMKRVARVISAEACDYEKLEPDFSVKVGGGHTNSGQGRNRVRGGAHCRVRGGKSQRKVNASRSESARRSSTKNSDRLDHLPAWKGRDRGKGRRKRGRRSVCNRQKPVKNVEEVALEEVPITSQQDWNEVEDEETPQFEARDNGSDSGTSGSEDYKGQATVDDYEDLMVVDYGSFSGRNDHASTSVSYSIGRHYTETAEDGDDGVGDYEDEEDGLDDKNVQRYFDGESDEEGDRFMDEELIETPNKDSESSSEYSN, from the exons ATGGAGTCTGATGGTCGAGGAAATGGAGAAGCTGATGTTCCCATGGCTGTTGCTGCTGCTTCTACTAGTGATGCTGGAGTAAATGGAAGTTGTGATGCAGGGAAAAAGAAGCTTCCAGAAGGGGAGCCTAAggttaaaaggaaaatgaagacTGCTGCTCAGTTGGAGATTCTTGAGAAGACTTATGCTA CTGATACTTATCCTTCAGAAGCATTGAGAGCAGAGTTGTCAGTAAAATTAGGCCTCTCTGATAGGCAATTGCAGATGTGGTTCTGCCATAGGAGGCTCAAGGACAGGAAAGCTACACCAGTGAAGCGGCAGAAGAAGGAAGAAGCTTCACATGCAGCAATGATTTCTTCTGGTGGACAAGGGGATGAGATGGCAGTGAGTGGTGAAATTGGGAAAGAGCATGTTTCTGGTTCTGGTTCAAGAGTAAGTCCGCTTGGTCTCATGGACTTGCAGGTGCAACAACAGCACCACCACCGAGTTGTTCATCGACCTGGAACTGCAGTTCCTCGGTTTAGACCTGAAATGCCAGCTTTGAAGAGATATTATGAGCCACCTCAGGCTATATCCGAGCTTCGGGCAATTGCATTTGTGGAAGCGCAGTTGGGGGAGCCATTAAGGGAAGATGGACCTATTCTCGGAATGGAGTTTGATCCCTTGCCACCCGGTGCATTTGGTGCACCAATTG TGGAAGCCATGCAACACAAACCAGCTGGACGACCCTTTGAAGCTCAAATCTATGAGAGACCAGATGTTAATTCAATCAAG GGTACTACAAGGACTTTGCGTGAATACCAGTTTCTTCCAGAGCAACCATCAAATAGAAGCGATAGCTATGAACAAGCCGTACCATCTCATTATTACAGTTCAACTGAAGTTCAGAGCACCAGAGCCTTGTTATCAACTGGGAGGTCATTTATGCATGGGAGTGAGCAAGTGACCTCTGGATGCAGTATTCCTGGTCAGATCCCGACCTTAAATCTTCTGCCTCACGGGAGGCACGGTCACATATCTCCAGCTTCTGCTGAGGCTGAGGCTGTTCAACAAAGATCTATTGTGAACATAGAAGTGGAGGCTAATTATAGTGGTCAGCCAATGACGGCGTTGGAGAGTCCATTTATTCCTTCTGATAAAAGAGTCATCCATGATGAGGAACGGTTGGAGAGAAAGCGAAAG AGTGAAGAGGCAAGAATTGCAAGGGAAGTGGAAGCCCATGAGAAGAGAATCCGGAAAGAGCTTGAGAAGCAAGACATGTTACAAAGAAAG AGAGAAGAGCAAATGAGGAAAGATATGGAGAGACAGGACAGGGAAAGGCGGAAAGAGGAAGAAAGACTGCTCCGCGAAAAGCTGCGTGAGGAAGAGAGGTATCAGCGTGAGCAAAGGCGTGAGATGGAACGAAGAGAGAAGTTTTTGCAGAAAGAGTCTATGAAA GCAGAGAGAATGAGGCTTAAAGAAGAAATGCGCCGAGAGAAGGAGGTTGCAAGGCTTAAAGCGGCTAACGTAAGGGCTACTGCCCGAAGAATAGCGAAAGAATCAACAGAATTAATTGAAGATGAACGTCTGGAATTGATGGAGCTAGCAGCCTCAAAGAAGGGTTTGCCCTCAACATTGTCACTTGACAGTGAAACTCTACAAAATCTAGAAGCATTTAGAG ATATGCTCAATGAATTTCCACCAAAGACTGTCTGCTTGAAAAAGCCATTTGGAGCTGAGCCATGGATGTGCTCTGAGGAGGACGTGGGTAATCTTTTAATG GTTTGGAGATTCTTAATTACTTTTTCAGATGTTCTCCATCTCTGGCCATTCACTCTGGATGAGTTTGTACAAGCATTTCACGATTAT GACCCAAGGCTGCTCGCAGAGATACATATTGCTCTTCTCAAATTGATAATAAAAGATATTGAAGATGTTGCTAGAACACCTGCCAGTGCAGTAGGAGCAAACCCAAACAGTGGAGCAAATCCTGGAGGCGGGCACCCAGATATTGTTGAAGGG GCATATGCATGGGGTTTTGACATAAGAAGTTGGCAGAGCCACTTGAATGCCCTGACATGGCCTGAAATACTGCGGCAATTTGCACTCTCTGCTGGTTTTGGGCCGAAGCTAAAGAAACAAAGTGTTGAACCAGCTTATCCACGTGATGAAAATGAG TGCAATAATGGGACAGATATTATTTCCAACTTACGGAGTGGAGTTGCTGCTGAGAAAGCAGTTGCCAAAATGCGAGAAAGAGGTTTCTCTAATCTGCGGAGATCTAGGCATCGATTGACACCTGGAACAGTCAAATTTGCAGCATTTCATGTTCTTTCACTTGAGGGAAGTAAGGGACTTAATATCCTCGAAGTTGCTGAAAAGATTCAG AAATCTGGTCTTCGGGATCTGACAACCAGCAAGACACCTGAAGCATCTATTTCTGCTGCATTATCGAGGGATACAAAGCTATTTGAGAGAACAGCTCCTTCGACATATTGTGTACGTGATCCTTACAGAAAAGATCCTGCTGATGCTGGTGCCATTCTTTCCGCAGCTAGGGAAAAAATTCGAGCGTTTAAAAATGAGTACGTGAATGGAGAAGAAGCAGAGGATGTTGAGAAAGAGGTTGATAGGGATGATGAGTCTGAAAGTGATGCTGCTGACGATCCTGAAGTTGATGATTTAGTCTCCGAGCTAAAATTTGTGGAGACTCCTGAATCCCATAAAACCGTCAGAGCTGATGGAAGGAATTCTAGTTTTGACTTGACTGAGACACCAGAAGATCTTAGTATGCAGAATTCAACCACAATAATGCATTCAGTAAAATTCGGGGAGTTATCTGGTGATCAATCAGCTGCAAGTGGTGTTGATGCAGGTCATCTCAGTCAAGAAGATACTGTCATTGATGAAAGCAATGCTGGTCAAAAATGGGTCCAAGGGCTTATGGAAGGAGAGTACTCTGATCTCACTGTTGAAGATCGCCTTCATGCGCTTGTTGCCTTGATTGGTGTTGCAAATGAGGGGAATTCTGTTCGCTTTGTATTAGAG GAGCGACTTGAAGCTGCATCTGCATTGAAGAAGCAGATTTGGGCTGAGGCACAGCTCGATAAACGTCGTTTCAAGGAGGAGTTCTTACTGAAGGTACAATACCCATCAGTTGGAAACAACACTGAACAGATTTGCTCAGTTACTTCCGTGGAGGCAAGGCAAAGTCTATTGCTTGCTGATGGTGGCCACAATGAGGTGGCAGACATTCCTTCTCTTCAGCAGGAAGCCATGCATAAATTACCAGATGAACCCAATAATCCTAGTAATGTAGCTGTAGAAACGACTTTCCCAATGCAAGAGATCTATGGAGGTCAGGATAATTCGCAGCTCCAGCATTTTGCATATGTTGCCGAAAAGTCGCGTTCCCAGCTGAAAGCTTATATTGGCCATAGGGCGGAAGAGACTTTTGTTTATCGGTCTCTGCCCCTTGGTCAAGATCGCAGACGTAACCGGTATTGGCAGTTTATCACGTCACCCTCTCGAAATGATCCAGGCTCTGGCAGGATTTTTGTTGAGTTACGTGATAGTAGATGGAGGCTAATTGATTCTGAAAAG GATTTCAATTGTTTAATGGCTTCTTTGGATATTCGTGGAATAAGAGAATCTCATTTGCATTCAATGCTTCAAAATATTGAAGCAACTTTCAAGGGAACTGCTAGGAGGCATAAGTACACTGAAGTGAAACTTGGAAACTCCTTGAAAGAGGATAGTTCTGAAATAGTACCTAGCAATGATTACTGTTCAAATACTGGTAGGTCTAAGAGCCCAATCTGTATCTCAAATCGTGAAACACCAGAACCTTCTACTTCCTTTCTTATTGGGTTTGGAAGGAACAAGATGGAGGACACTGATGCCTTGAGGAGATATGCTGATACAGAGAAATGGATGTGGGAAGAATGTGTTCATTCCCAGTTTCTATGTGCAAGGAAGTATGGAAGGATGAGATGCGAAAATTTGATCAGTATTTGTAATAATTGCCATGACACGTACTTCTTGGAAGATAAACACTGTCCTTCTTGTCATAGGACATTCAGTCTGGCAAAGAGTTCATATTTTTTGGACCATGTAGCTCAATGCAAAGAGAAATTGGAGGATCTATTTTGGCCTCTCTGTATCTTGGACTCATTACCTCCTCTTCGAGTTAGATTGCTAAGAGCGCAGTTAGCTTCAGTGGAG GCCTGTATCCCTCCTGAAGCTCTTCAGCCTGTTTGGTCAGAAGTATATCGAAGATCTTGGGGTTCAAAGTTGCATATTGCTTCAGCAGCTGGTGACCTCCTTCAG ATTCTGACATTATTGGAAGGTGCTATCAAGAGGGAACATTTGATATCAAATTATGAAACTACAAATGAGTTGTTGGGTGCTGTTAGCAACTCCGATCTTGACGGGATGGCGGTGTTACCTTGGGTTCCTCACACAACATCTGCTGTTGCACTCAGGCTTATGGAACTTGATTGCTCCCTCTGTTATACACAGCAGCAGAAAGCTGATTCTCTGAAAGATGAAGAATCTGCAGATTTCATT CCGTTTAAAACCAATTATGCTGACATGAAGAGAGTTGCGAGGGTTATATCTGCTGAAGCTTGTGACTATGAAAAGCTAGAACCAGATTTTTCGGTTAAGGTGGGAGGCGGACATACTAATTCAGGGCAGGGGCGTAATCGAGTAAGAGGAGGAGCTCATTGTCGTGTCCGTGGAGGCAAATCTCAGAGAAAAGTCAATGCATCCAGATCTGAATCTGCCCGGAGAAGTTCAACAAAGAACAGCGACAGACTAGACCATCTTCCTGCCTGGAAAGGTCGAGACCGTGGCAAAGGAAGACGTAAAAGAGGTCGTCGCTCAGTTTGTAATAGACAAAAGCCAGTCAAGAATGTGGAAGAAGTTGCGCTTGAAGAAGTGCCCATCACCAGTCAGCAAGATTGGAACGAAGTTGAAGATGAAGAAACACCTCAATTTGAGGCGCGTGATAATGGCAGTGATTCTGGAACATCCGGAAGTGAAGATTATAAAGGTCAAGCAACCGTCGATGATTATGAAGACCTAATGGTTGTTGACTACGGTTCTTTCAGTGGTAGAAATGATCATGCGTCAACTAGTGTGAGTTACAGTATTGGCCGACATTATACTGAAACTGCTGAAGATGGAGATGATGGTGTTGGTGATTACGAGGATGAAGAAGATGGATTGGACGATAAAAATGTCCAAAGATACTTTGATGGCGAGTCCGATGAAGAGGGGGATAGATTTAtggatgaagaacttattgaaaCCCCAAATAAAGATTCAGAATCATCTTCCGAGTATAGCAATTGA